The proteins below come from a single Candidatus Eremiobacterota bacterium genomic window:
- a CDS encoding lytic transglycosylase domain-containing protein: MSNNQEETQISAAGSIDASQGRPLQWEGNSCRKAAASEKSSADSPQRGEEEPSPRRPGKEPEDTAEISKGLERENSGHAPGGSGSDSLRAFESALKDRINTRDAAPAAEKAPSPEKGREPVKDSLPQEAKKYQKYVEEAAAKYGMDPALINAVINHESGFNTDAESQAGAQGLMQLMPETAESLGVSDPSDPRQAIMGGTRYLKQLSDRFQGDLKKTLAAYNAGPGNVSRYGGVPPFAETKRYVENVMKTFQEYKGE; encoded by the coding sequence GTGAGCAACAATCAGGAAGAGACTCAAATCTCCGCAGCGGGCTCCATAGATGCCTCCCAGGGCAGGCCGCTGCAATGGGAAGGGAACTCTTGCAGGAAAGCCGCAGCGTCAGAGAAAAGCTCTGCGGACTCGCCACAGCGCGGAGAAGAAGAGCCTTCGCCGCGGCGCCCCGGCAAGGAGCCGGAAGACACCGCGGAGATTTCAAAAGGGCTTGAGCGGGAGAATTCAGGCCATGCTCCCGGCGGGAGCGGTTCTGACTCGCTCCGTGCCTTCGAGTCCGCTCTGAAAGACCGGATCAATACCAGGGACGCTGCGCCGGCGGCAGAGAAGGCTCCCTCTCCGGAAAAAGGCCGGGAGCCCGTAAAAGACAGCCTTCCGCAGGAAGCGAAGAAATACCAGAAATACGTGGAGGAGGCGGCGGCAAAATACGGAATGGATCCTGCCCTGATCAACGCCGTCATCAACCATGAATCGGGCTTCAACACCGACGCGGAATCACAGGCGGGAGCGCAGGGGCTCATGCAGCTCATGCCCGAGACGGCTGAATCGCTGGGCGTCAGCGACCCTTCCGATCCCCGGCAGGCCATCATGGGCGGGACCAGATATTTGAAGCAGCTCTCCGACCGGTTTCAGGGTGACCTTAAAAAAACCCTGGCTGCATATAATGCCGGGCCAGGGAATGTCAGCCGCTACGGAGGGGTCCCCCCCTTCGCCGAGACAAAGCGATATGTGGAAAACGTAATGAAGACCTTTCAGGAATACAAAGGCGAGTGA
- a CDS encoding YgeY family selenium metabolism-linked hydrolase: protein MTLQDTINSLKEELVHCAQRVIAIPSVSGSEGELVAFLSDEMRRMGCAKVWTDDMGNLIGSTGEGPVKILIDAHLDTVGAGRREAWKRDPFEGRCEQGVIYGRGATDQKLAMVSMLYAVKLIREHDLSGDYTLYLTGTCEEENCEGFCLNHIIEHGRIAPDFVVITEPTGLKIHRGQRGRMKMRVTVPGRSCHASAPERGVNAVSGMASVILDVDELNHRLACDPFLGKGTVAVTSIGCQTPSENALPDLCTICLDRRLTAGETLEGALREVRDLPSVRKCNARVELYTHHARSWKGFEIEQKDFFPSWVLPEDHMLVRAAVKAGESALGVKPGISRWLFSTNGVATAGARGIPTIGFGPSDEKHAHTVDEQTPVEDLLKAAMFYALLPSAITGDRLSS, encoded by the coding sequence ATGACATTACAGGATACCATCAATTCCTTGAAAGAGGAGCTCGTCCACTGCGCGCAGAGGGTCATTGCGATTCCCAGCGTGTCAGGCAGCGAAGGGGAGCTCGTAGCCTTCCTGTCCGACGAGATGCGAAGGATGGGATGCGCGAAGGTGTGGACAGACGATATGGGAAACCTCATCGGATCTACAGGAGAGGGGCCGGTGAAGATACTGATCGACGCTCATCTGGATACGGTGGGAGCCGGGCGCAGAGAAGCCTGGAAGCGGGACCCCTTTGAAGGCCGCTGCGAGCAGGGAGTGATTTACGGGCGGGGCGCGACAGACCAGAAGCTCGCGATGGTTTCAATGCTTTATGCGGTAAAGCTCATCAGGGAGCACGATCTTTCCGGGGATTATACTCTTTATCTTACAGGGACCTGTGAAGAGGAGAACTGTGAAGGATTCTGCCTTAATCATATCATTGAGCATGGGAGGATCGCGCCGGACTTCGTGGTTATCACCGAGCCCACCGGCCTGAAAATTCACAGGGGCCAGAGAGGGCGCATGAAGATGAGAGTCACCGTGCCGGGGCGCTCATGCCACGCCTCGGCGCCAGAGCGTGGCGTCAACGCGGTATCGGGGATGGCCTCTGTGATCCTCGATGTGGACGAGCTGAACCACCGCCTCGCCTGTGATCCTTTTCTCGGGAAGGGGACTGTTGCCGTCACGTCAATTGGATGCCAGACCCCCTCGGAGAATGCGCTCCCCGATCTCTGCACCATCTGCCTTGATCGAAGGCTCACCGCGGGAGAGACGCTGGAGGGCGCGCTGAGGGAAGTGAGGGATCTGCCGTCAGTCAGAAAGTGCAATGCCCGGGTTGAGCTCTATACTCATCATGCCCGCTCCTGGAAGGGTTTTGAGATTGAGCAGAAAGACTTCTTCCCCTCCTGGGTGCTCCCGGAAGACCATATGCTTGTGAGGGCAGCAGTAAAAGCCGGAGAGTCCGCCCTTGGGGTGAAGCCGGGAATCAGCCGCTGGCTCTTCTCCACGAATGGCGTTGCCACGGCGGGAGCAAGGGGAATCCCCACCATCGGCTTCGGGCCCTCTGATGAAAAGCATGCCCATACCGTTGATGAGCAGACTCCTGTCGAGGACCTTCTGAAAGCTGCCATGTTCTATGCCCTTCTCCCGTCGGCGATAACCGGGGACAGACTCTCATCTTAA
- a CDS encoding protein-L-isoaspartate(D-aspartate) O-methyltransferase: MPRALFLALIFLFSLAIPGCQAGPQQNEAATPEAMREAMVKTQLENRGIKDKAVLDAMRRIPRHLFVPGNLKTRACEDNPLPIGSGQTISQPYVVALMTESLKLSKSDRVLEIGTGSGYQAAVLAEIVKEVYSIEIIKELADRAKKTLESQKYKNVTVKCGDGYAGWKEHAPFDAIIVTAAAEKIPQPLIDQLKPGGRLSIPVGPQKEVQKLMLLTKRADGSIEKTCITEVLFVPLTREK; encoded by the coding sequence TTGCCGCGCGCTCTCTTTCTCGCCCTTATATTCCTTTTTTCCCTGGCAATCCCTGGTTGCCAGGCCGGCCCGCAGCAGAATGAGGCCGCCACCCCCGAAGCGATGAGAGAAGCCATGGTAAAGACCCAGCTTGAAAACAGGGGCATCAAGGATAAGGCTGTCCTCGATGCGATGCGCAGGATCCCCCGCCACCTCTTCGTCCCCGGGAATCTGAAAACGCGCGCCTGCGAAGACAACCCGCTCCCCATAGGCTCGGGCCAGACCATTTCCCAGCCTTACGTGGTGGCCCTCATGACCGAGTCCCTGAAGCTCAGCAAAAGCGACCGCGTGCTTGAGATAGGCACAGGCTCAGGCTACCAGGCGGCAGTCCTTGCAGAGATTGTCAAAGAAGTTTACAGTATCGAGATAATCAAGGAGCTTGCCGACCGGGCGAAAAAGACCCTGGAGAGCCAGAAGTACAAAAACGTGACAGTGAAGTGCGGCGACGGCTATGCCGGGTGGAAGGAGCATGCCCCCTTTGACGCCATCATAGTGACGGCCGCAGCCGAGAAGATTCCGCAGCCCCTCATCGACCAGCTCAAGCCAGGCGGGCGCCTCTCCATACCCGTGGGCCCCCAGAAAGAGGTGCAGAAGCTCATGCTTCTCACAAAGAGAGCCGACGGCTCAATAGAGAAGACCTGCATCACCGAGGTCCTCTTCGTGCCCCTTACCAGAGAGAAATAA
- a CDS encoding ankyrin repeat domain-containing protein — translation MKKLFVVLWLSLFLSAGCFEIDQPPREQKDRSRCFNNLQTISFQLKVFAENHEGLYPATLKELLALAPDGKPYLNELPVCPAAGEDTYSKSYQVSADRTEYTFSCRGAWHGSTWSAHYVSTIEEERAFMEGVDVKKRDSFGSTALHDAASKGSVKRIEALLDKGAAINAKSDEGATPLHFAVRCGNKKAAKMLMDKGADVNVKTNAGWTPLLWAVSINNKEMAELFVAQGADLKAISEDGETPLDIAKKAGYKDIEEILEKAAAAGK, via the coding sequence ATGAAAAAGCTCTTTGTTGTCCTCTGGCTATCGCTGTTCCTCTCTGCAGGATGCTTTGAAATAGATCAGCCTCCCAGGGAACAGAAGGACCGCAGCCGGTGCTTCAATAATCTGCAGACAATAAGCTTTCAGCTTAAAGTATTCGCAGAGAATCATGAGGGGCTCTACCCCGCAACCCTTAAAGAGCTTCTTGCCTTGGCGCCAGATGGAAAGCCTTATCTCAATGAGCTGCCAGTCTGCCCGGCTGCAGGGGAAGATACTTACAGCAAGTCATATCAGGTTTCAGCCGACAGAACTGAATACACGTTTTCCTGCAGAGGCGCCTGGCACGGAAGTACATGGAGCGCTCACTATGTCTCTACCATTGAGGAAGAAAGAGCGTTCATGGAAGGAGTTGATGTGAAAAAGCGAGACAGCTTCGGCTCTACGGCCCTTCATGATGCAGCTTCAAAGGGATCTGTCAAAAGGATTGAGGCGCTTCTGGACAAAGGTGCCGCAATCAATGCGAAATCTGATGAAGGAGCTACCCCTCTGCACTTCGCAGTCCGGTGCGGAAATAAGAAAGCGGCGAAGATGTTGATGGATAAAGGTGCCGATGTCAATGTGAAAACCAATGCCGGCTGGACGCCCCTTCTCTGGGCGGTGAGCATCAACAACAAAGAAATGGCAGAGCTTTTTGTCGCACAAGGCGCGGACCTCAAGGCGATAAGTGAAGATGGAGAGACACCCCTGGATATTGCGAAAAAGGCAGGATACAAAGACATTGAGGAGATCCTGGAAAAAGCGGCGGCGGCCGGCAAATGA
- a CDS encoding Gfo/Idh/MocA family oxidoreductase encodes MKRYRVGLIGYGGFGQFLHTSWKALPRVEVAAVSDLRLEKAPAEGLLFFRDWRELLSCRDMDIISIVTPPSTHGEIACEAMEKGFHVLIEKPLAVTTEEARRIIRVRDQSGKRASVNYVMRYNPLLQALRALAETKSFGPLRRADVENYAQDSGLPLSHWFWDRQVSGGILIEHAVHFIDFIHTLTDEHPMEVTGAFHERRQGQETQAMASVLYDRGLIATHYHHFAYPGFFESTSIRLAFDCAVIDLEGWIPLKGRLRALVQSESEKALSLLPGFVMESRLRIDEADDLSRPMGWGKGEEGSSPRGLHSFGNHYDATHMVTATFGLSESKGEVYSASVARAMDDLIASIDDPRHKSTVTLEDGLSSLEIAERATLAGHRSDPCTCRD; translated from the coding sequence ATGAAGCGTTACAGGGTGGGACTCATCGGCTACGGGGGCTTCGGGCAGTTTCTCCATACCAGCTGGAAAGCTCTTCCCCGTGTGGAAGTCGCTGCGGTCTCCGATCTCCGGCTTGAAAAAGCACCTGCCGAAGGGCTGCTCTTTTTTCGTGACTGGAGAGAGCTGCTTTCCTGCAGGGACATGGATATCATCTCTATCGTGACGCCTCCGTCAACCCATGGCGAGATCGCCTGTGAAGCCATGGAAAAAGGCTTTCACGTGCTCATTGAAAAGCCTCTCGCGGTGACGACGGAAGAGGCGAGGCGGATCATCCGGGTGCGCGATCAGTCCGGGAAGAGAGCCTCGGTCAACTACGTCATGCGCTATAATCCCCTTCTCCAGGCGCTGAGAGCCCTGGCAGAGACAAAGAGCTTCGGTCCTCTGCGCCGGGCAGATGTGGAAAATTACGCCCAGGACAGCGGACTCCCCCTTTCTCACTGGTTCTGGGACAGGCAGGTTTCCGGAGGGATCCTCATCGAGCATGCCGTCCATTTCATCGATTTCATCCACACGCTCACCGATGAGCATCCCATGGAGGTGACAGGCGCTTTTCATGAGCGCCGCCAGGGGCAGGAGACCCAGGCGATGGCCTCGGTCCTCTATGACAGGGGGCTCATTGCAACCCATTATCATCATTTTGCCTACCCGGGATTCTTCGAATCCACAAGCATCCGCCTTGCCTTTGACTGCGCCGTCATCGACCTCGAGGGATGGATTCCCCTTAAAGGACGCCTCAGGGCTCTCGTGCAGAGCGAGAGCGAAAAAGCTCTCTCACTTCTTCCGGGATTCGTCATGGAAAGCCGCCTGCGCATAGACGAAGCGGACGACCTCTCAAGGCCCATGGGCTGGGGAAAGGGTGAAGAGGGCTCTTCCCCCCGGGGGCTCCATTCTTTCGGGAATCACTACGATGCCACCCACATGGTGACGGCCACGTTCGGGCTCTCTGAGTCGAAGGGCGAGGTCTACTCGGCGAGCGTTGCGAGAGCCATGGACGATCTCATTGCATCTATTGACGATCCGCGGCATAAGAGCACGGTGACGCTTGAAGACGGCCTCTCCAGCCTCGAGATCGCTGAGAGAGCCACACTGGCGGGGCATAGAAGCGATCCCTGCACCTGCAGAGATTGA
- a CDS encoding bifunctional YncE family protein/alkaline phosphatase family protein, which translates to MSRFWSYCPIIVLAALCAAFSAGCPQSSSTVPPVVSSGESASSSNVLVNGRAITPAGTASGPVGGMPLNIALSPDGRYAVTTSSAISSLLCTLRVSDGTVVNSFSFPTMDANNPNNGLFYGLAFDPAPQSGTYTLYASQGVYGTVAVLTLGADGSLTQTGTIPSKPRPYMPDDQPAGLALAKGNLYLANYFPVDLAPPHPPKSSFSIYQTDGSFLGRYTFPGMAHTDTPCFPLAVTVKSDGTRAYVASQRDGCVYVLDTSDPKNPALASTITDLAHPSALLLNKAQTLLFIANAGSDTISVVDTASNQVAATVLLRPTNVSNLPGVSPTGLALSPDEKTLYASLGDFNAVAVIDTGTSQLSGYIPAGWYPTALAATPDNKGLLVVNGWGTTAMNPNPQFNYLDPDVVRINSSTNPPTWANQPGPGYVLDSIPGNVSRIDLTEALPALIQSTEQVIQNNQHTTAIGSNAGDTLARLGVKSGKIKHVIYVIKENRGYDQVLGDLPRGNGDPSLTLFGRQITPNQHALAERFTLLDNYYNNAPVSGEGWVWCTQSLANAFTIRAIPYIYRLQPATYNLNYQFEGQNSNYITGGYPAQDQDGNWLSTSHQASPPITNIAEAPGGYIWDKVREAGLTYRNYGFYLSTGVPSTGPPYQIPDNYPNVANLCPPGHIPTPPGQVAGYSDYDYRKFDFSYADSDAWVKHNLTASSIGLTTGSPPGYYHSPNSPTPAMPSRFSEWNREFQAMLAQDPTGGTVPTFMMVRFMRDHTMGTNPSFGSPKAMMADNDYAVGQLVEAVSKSPIWKSTVIFVIEDDAQFSPDHIDTHRSFCLVISPWIRKGTLDSNFYDTVSVLKSMELLLGLTPMSQYDALSNPITGGWDTTPGNSAQYDAILPPADIISEVNPTTASLDRKDPRRRLAIESSRMNWKVADAAPYRLLNEILWKSVKGPESKAPELRISKLKYLENKQGQSSPRDDD; encoded by the coding sequence ATGAGCAGATTCTGGTCCTATTGTCCAATCATTGTGCTGGCGGCGTTATGTGCCGCCTTTTCCGCGGGATGCCCTCAATCCTCGTCCACTGTGCCCCCCGTTGTATCTTCCGGGGAATCCGCCTCTTCCTCCAATGTCCTGGTGAACGGCCGGGCGATTACCCCCGCAGGCACCGCCAGCGGCCCCGTGGGAGGCATGCCATTGAACATAGCCCTCAGTCCCGATGGCAGATACGCCGTCACGACATCCAGCGCCATATCCTCGCTTCTCTGCACATTGCGGGTAAGTGACGGCACGGTGGTAAATTCGTTCTCCTTTCCCACGATGGATGCCAATAACCCCAACAACGGCCTCTTTTATGGACTTGCCTTCGATCCCGCTCCCCAAAGCGGCACTTACACGCTCTATGCCTCCCAGGGAGTCTACGGCACTGTCGCGGTGCTCACGCTGGGCGCAGACGGGTCCCTCACCCAGACGGGCACCATTCCTTCCAAGCCCAGGCCTTACATGCCTGATGACCAGCCGGCCGGCCTGGCACTGGCCAAGGGGAACCTCTACCTCGCCAACTACTTTCCCGTCGATCTGGCGCCCCCCCATCCCCCGAAGTCCTCGTTCTCCATTTATCAGACCGACGGCTCTTTTCTTGGACGCTATACATTCCCGGGTATGGCACACACCGACACACCCTGCTTCCCTCTGGCGGTGACCGTGAAATCAGACGGCACCAGAGCTTATGTGGCAAGCCAGCGGGATGGCTGCGTCTATGTGCTGGACACTTCTGACCCGAAGAATCCTGCTCTGGCGTCCACGATCACGGACCTCGCTCATCCCTCGGCGCTGCTGCTCAACAAAGCGCAGACCCTTTTGTTCATCGCCAATGCAGGGAGCGATACCATCTCGGTGGTTGACACCGCCAGTAATCAGGTGGCAGCTACGGTGCTGCTGCGGCCGACAAATGTCAGCAATCTGCCCGGTGTCTCGCCTACAGGCCTGGCGCTCTCACCGGATGAGAAAACCCTGTATGCCTCGCTTGGCGATTTTAACGCGGTGGCCGTCATAGATACCGGGACAAGCCAGTTGAGCGGCTACATCCCTGCCGGCTGGTATCCCACGGCCCTGGCCGCCACTCCCGACAACAAGGGACTGCTGGTTGTCAACGGGTGGGGCACTACCGCCATGAACCCCAACCCCCAGTTTAACTATCTCGACCCTGACGTGGTGAGAATCAACTCCAGCACCAATCCCCCCACCTGGGCGAATCAGCCCGGCCCGGGCTATGTGCTGGATTCCATTCCGGGAAACGTCTCCCGCATCGACCTGACCGAGGCGCTCCCTGCTCTGATCCAATCGACTGAACAGGTGATCCAGAACAACCAGCACACCACGGCAATCGGGAGCAATGCCGGGGACACCCTGGCCCGGCTTGGCGTAAAGAGCGGCAAGATAAAGCATGTCATCTATGTGATCAAGGAAAACCGCGGCTACGATCAGGTTCTCGGCGACCTCCCGCGGGGCAACGGCGACCCCTCGCTGACCCTGTTCGGGCGGCAGATTACCCCGAATCAGCATGCTCTCGCGGAGCGCTTCACCCTTCTGGACAATTACTACAACAATGCCCCGGTGAGCGGAGAAGGCTGGGTATGGTGCACCCAGAGCCTGGCAAATGCATTCACCATAAGGGCCATTCCTTACATATACAGGCTCCAGCCCGCCACCTACAATCTCAATTACCAGTTCGAAGGGCAGAACAGCAACTATATCACAGGCGGTTACCCGGCCCAGGATCAGGATGGGAACTGGCTCTCCACCTCGCACCAGGCATCCCCGCCCATCACGAATATCGCAGAAGCGCCAGGCGGATATATCTGGGACAAGGTCCGCGAAGCGGGCCTCACCTACCGAAACTATGGGTTCTATCTCTCGACGGGAGTCCCCTCGACGGGCCCCCCCTACCAGATTCCGGACAACTATCCCAACGTGGCCAATCTCTGCCCTCCCGGCCATATTCCGACTCCCCCCGGCCAGGTCGCCGGTTACAGCGACTATGATTACCGCAAGTTCGACTTCAGCTATGCCGACAGCGACGCCTGGGTAAAGCACAACTTGACGGCCTCCAGCATAGGATTGACCACCGGGTCACCCCCCGGCTATTACCATTCGCCCAATTCACCCACTCCAGCGATGCCCAGCCGATTCTCGGAGTGGAACCGCGAGTTTCAGGCGATGCTGGCGCAGGATCCTACAGGCGGCACTGTTCCCACATTTATGATGGTGCGCTTCATGAGGGATCACACTATGGGGACCAACCCGTCATTCGGCTCCCCGAAGGCCATGATGGCCGATAATGACTACGCCGTGGGACAGCTGGTGGAGGCGGTGAGCAAGAGCCCCATCTGGAAAAGCACCGTGATCTTCGTCATCGAAGACGACGCCCAGTTCAGTCCCGATCACATCGACACCCACCGCTCCTTCTGCCTGGTGATAAGTCCCTGGATCAGAAAGGGGACCCTGGACTCCAATTTCTATGATACGGTGAGCGTCCTCAAGAGCATGGAGCTCCTGCTCGGGCTCACTCCCATGAGCCAGTACGACGCCCTTTCCAATCCCATCACCGGCGGCTGGGATACCACTCCCGGCAACAGCGCTCAATATGACGCCATTCTGCCCCCTGCAGATATAATCAGCGAGGTAAATCCGACGACTGCGTCGCTTGACCGGAAAGACCCGCGCCGCCGCCTGGCCATTGAGTCCAGCAGGATGAACTGGAAGGTCGCTGACGCTGCTCCATACCGGCTTCTCAACGAGATCCTCTGGAAAAGTGTCAAGGGCCCGGAGTCGAAGGCGCCGGAGCTCCGCATCAGCAAATTAAAGTACCTTGAAAACAAGCAGGGGCAAAGCTCACCGCGTGACGACGACTGA
- a CDS encoding carboxypeptidase regulatory-like domain-containing protein, with amino-acid sequence MKKAELHLLFFWAVFLSAALIMGGCGGGSGGGGGAAGPSYWGGGSGGGAVQAYSVSGTLRDATSNQPVQGATCTLSQTKARVVITTAITDQNGRYNLTGVPAGTYSLTITKDNYISYETNDLSITQDTANEDCSIMQTLQWNQMAGSDHPFDESKSYIIVEADVPSKGLRGAGISATITPSGGVQIGYLTDATPPTIDWSATSTYQNGGIIFYNLTSSLQYTLSFTSPGTIFASLSILPSSGGTIQNYSVLATAPAPDPTTTPTPTPTPIPTSSPSPTASPQPSPTPTQSPGGGGGGGGGGTPVAAKLGFKVQPTDVTAGVAITPTVEVAIQDASGNTVATATGDITIAIGTNPGDSTLSGTTTLSAVAGVAAFDDLSLDKAGEGYTLTATSGALTEATSGTFNVTSRDYTAWTDQGIVYTAPAAGNAYYPCVLYDANGFEDAGEKYALWYSDGSGAVFLVTSSDGTSWSAPTTMSGLGGKPNHAQVLYDADRFGLGPSGPKYRIWYWDNNADLYSISSIATARSVDGVTWDSYTALTQDASAKLVTGGPVTDWNRGSYGPVHLFYQPGAADSGTDPWSYSYVMYYDGTTGGPEATGLAYSADGLFWKAYTVNPVLSPSASPAWDSKYSTFGTVYHDAAGYHFWYSGGVTTLNEGIGYAFSTDGKAWTKNPSHIFHISDAYAVSYRNSRVCTPSVIDDGTGVLKMYYTAQASGGLKKIGRATLAP; translated from the coding sequence ATGAAAAAGGCGGAGCTTCACTTATTATTTTTCTGGGCAGTATTTCTTTCCGCAGCCCTCATAATGGGTGGCTGCGGGGGAGGCAGCGGGGGAGGCGGCGGTGCTGCGGGGCCTTCATACTGGGGTGGAGGCAGCGGGGGAGGAGCGGTACAGGCTTACTCCGTATCGGGCACGCTCAGGGACGCCACGAGCAATCAGCCTGTGCAGGGCGCCACGTGCACCCTCTCACAGACTAAAGCCAGGGTCGTCATCACTACAGCCATCACTGACCAGAATGGGCGGTATAATCTCACCGGCGTGCCCGCCGGGACCTACTCGCTCACCATCACCAAGGACAATTATATCAGTTATGAGACAAATGACCTCTCGATAACGCAGGACACTGCCAATGAGGACTGCTCCATCATGCAGACGTTGCAGTGGAACCAGATGGCAGGCTCCGATCACCCCTTTGATGAAAGCAAGAGCTACATCATTGTGGAGGCCGATGTCCCTTCAAAGGGCCTCAGAGGTGCAGGCATCTCGGCGACGATAACGCCTTCAGGCGGAGTCCAGATAGGCTACCTCACCGATGCCACTCCCCCCACGATAGACTGGAGCGCCACGTCAACTTATCAGAATGGCGGGATCATATTTTACAACCTTACGTCCAGCCTTCAGTATACCCTGTCGTTTACTTCACCCGGCACTATCTTCGCAAGCCTGAGCATCCTGCCGTCATCAGGCGGCACTATTCAGAACTACAGCGTCCTGGCAACGGCCCCTGCGCCTGATCCTACCACAACCCCGACCCCCACTCCGACCCCCATTCCAACCTCATCGCCTTCACCCACTGCATCGCCGCAGCCCTCGCCCACGCCCACGCAGTCGCCTGGAGGCGGCGGTGGCGGCGGCGGTGGCGGAACACCTGTGGCTGCCAAGCTCGGCTTTAAGGTCCAGCCCACTGATGTGACGGCAGGCGTGGCCATTACCCCAACTGTGGAAGTGGCCATTCAGGACGCATCAGGTAACACCGTGGCAACAGCGACCGGAGACATTACCATCGCCATCGGCACCAATCCAGGTGACTCTACCCTTTCAGGCACCACAACACTCTCTGCCGTCGCCGGTGTGGCGGCCTTTGATGATTTGAGCCTCGACAAGGCCGGCGAAGGATACACATTGACGGCCACATCCGGCGCCCTCACTGAAGCGACGAGCGGCACCTTCAATGTGACGTCGCGGGACTACACTGCCTGGACCGACCAGGGCATCGTCTATACCGCACCGGCAGCAGGAAACGCATATTACCCCTGCGTGCTTTACGACGCGAATGGATTCGAAGACGCAGGTGAAAAGTATGCACTGTGGTATAGTGACGGCAGTGGGGCAGTTTTTCTCGTCACCTCATCAGACGGCACGTCATGGAGCGCTCCGACTACTATGAGTGGCCTCGGTGGTAAACCGAATCACGCGCAGGTGCTTTACGATGCAGATCGCTTCGGGCTCGGCCCTTCTGGACCAAAGTACAGGATATGGTATTGGGACAATAACGCTGATTTATACAGCATTTCCTCAATAGCCACTGCCCGGTCCGTTGATGGAGTCACTTGGGATAGTTATACCGCCTTGACGCAAGACGCATCGGCCAAGTTAGTGACCGGAGGACCAGTGACGGATTGGAATCGCGGTTCCTATGGTCCCGTACACCTGTTTTACCAGCCGGGCGCGGCAGACTCCGGCACCGACCCTTGGAGTTATAGCTATGTAATGTATTACGACGGCACAACTGGCGGCCCTGAAGCAACAGGACTCGCATATTCCGCCGATGGCCTGTTCTGGAAGGCATACACCGTAAATCCCGTATTGTCTCCCTCTGCAAGCCCTGCGTGGGACTCCAAATACTCCACCTTTGGTACGGTGTACCATGATGCTGCCGGTTATCACTTCTGGTATAGCGGCGGAGTCACTACTCTTAATGAAGGCATCGGCTACGCGTTCTCAACCGACGGCAAGGCCTGGACTAAGAACCCCAGCCACATCTTCCACATCAGCGACGCCTACGCAGTGAGCTACCGCAACTCGCGAGTCTGCACCCCTTCCGTCATTGACGACGGAACGGGTGTGCTCAAAATGTATTATACCGCGCAGGCATCTGGCGGGCTGAAGAAAATCGGCCGGGCCACCTTGGCTCCATGA